From the Coriobacteriia bacterium genome, one window contains:
- a CDS encoding ATP-binding protein yields the protein MTEHDPLIDFVNTVSGDGYLKVEESLGDGYVRLRVPEAERRQAKHDIQSFEDVVIELLRNARDAHAQRIFVATTRDGATRSLTMLDDGIGIPVALQDTIFEPRVTSKLETMVMDRWGVHGRGMALFSVRENVKEARVVASAPHKGAAVTVLADTGELTERTDQSTWPVVEFDETGSPHVTRGPHNIVRRLVEFACEHPELELYVGTPTEVLATLYALGREHLETADLMFCDDLERLVVWQRPAACADAAELEEVAAAIGLSVSERTAHRVLAADLAPLEPVLAQLTAEEEPEAKPGPDIYRDRRSLHIHHGDLAAFKQELSRAFDILAERYYLNLKGEPKITVGRDTISVRFPVEKDD from the coding sequence ATGACTGAACACGACCCACTCATAGATTTCGTCAACACGGTCTCCGGTGACGGCTACCTCAAAGTCGAGGAGTCGCTCGGCGACGGGTACGTGCGTCTGCGCGTGCCCGAGGCCGAACGCCGCCAGGCGAAGCACGATATCCAGAGCTTCGAGGACGTCGTCATCGAGCTCCTGCGCAACGCGCGTGACGCTCACGCGCAGCGGATCTTCGTCGCTACGACCCGGGACGGCGCCACCCGCAGCCTCACCATGCTCGACGACGGGATCGGCATCCCCGTAGCCCTGCAGGACACGATCTTCGAGCCGCGTGTCACCTCAAAGCTCGAGACCATGGTGATGGACCGGTGGGGCGTCCACGGCCGCGGCATGGCGCTCTTCTCGGTCCGCGAGAACGTCAAAGAGGCACGCGTCGTCGCCTCCGCGCCGCACAAGGGCGCCGCGGTGACCGTGCTTGCCGACACGGGCGAACTCACCGAGCGCACGGACCAGTCCACATGGCCGGTCGTCGAGTTCGACGAGACCGGCTCGCCGCACGTGACCCGCGGCCCGCACAACATCGTGCGCCGGCTGGTCGAGTTCGCCTGCGAGCACCCCGAACTCGAGCTCTACGTCGGCACGCCCACCGAGGTGCTCGCCACGCTCTACGCACTCGGCCGGGAGCACCTCGAGACCGCCGACCTCATGTTCTGCGACGATCTCGAGCGCCTCGTGGTCTGGCAACGGCCTGCAGCCTGCGCCGATGCGGCCGAGCTCGAAGAGGTCGCTGCGGCCATCGGCCTTTCGGTCTCCGAGCGCACCGCGCACCGCGTCCTCGCTGCGGATCTTGCGCCGCTCGAGCCGGTGCTCGCACAGCTCACCGCCGAGGAGGAGCCGGAGGCCAAGCCCGGCCCCGACATCTACCGGGACCGCCGCTCGCTTCACATCCACCACGGCGACCTTGCGGCGTTCAAACAGGAGCTGTCGCGCGCGTTCGACATCCTCGCCGAGCGCTACTACCTCAACCTCAAGGGCGAGCCGAAGATCACGGTGGGCCGGGACACGATCAGCGTGCGTTTCCCGGTCGAGAAGGACGACTGA